From the genome of Vicia villosa cultivar HV-30 ecotype Madison, WI linkage group LG2, Vvil1.0, whole genome shotgun sequence, one region includes:
- the LOC131646960 gene encoding AT-hook motif nuclear-localized protein 8-like: MDSREPPHAPPHHPQGHHFQPPSNVVLVGPNPFTNTAPTTMMAPATARFPLFNMNANPANPPPHSEPFTTIATTTTTTTNVNTAATTNTVPPSTLVPYVAGSSESFKRKRGRPRKYFPDDSTALGLGSGSGSGSGSGQALAMNSPDSSTAKKSKRGRGRPRGSVKKKLGDNGSAFQPHVIMVNHGEDISEKVMAFSQERAAPDTDMCIVSAEGSIGTVALHQAGSIVVFEGQFEIVSLTAQSVESDDGSGIKRMSSLKVSVGGPDSRLLGGVVADKLVAASTVKVIMGCFTLDGKKTSSNNQKSGPSSTPPSNFAASGTPTSPTSQGPSSESSGDHENSPFTQGPGIYNNASQVDQNMMFHHPQNWARQTQQ; encoded by the exons ATGGATTCGCGTGAACCACCACATGCTCCTCCTCATCACCCTCAGGGTCACCACTTTCAACCTCCGTCGAACGTTGTCTTGGTGGGACCCAATCCGTTCACCAACACTGCCCCGACTACCATGATGGCACCTGCCACTGCTCGATTCCCTCTCTTCAACATGAACGCTAACCCTGCTAACCCTCCTCCTCATTCCGAGCCTTTCACCACCAttgccaccaccaccaccaccaccaccaatgTCAACACTGCCGCCACCACCAACACTGTTCCTCCTTCCACCTTGGTACCATATGTTGCTGGCTCCTCTGAGTCATTCAAGAGAAAGAGGGGCCGGCCAAGGAAGTATTTTCCTGATGACAGCACTGCTCTTGGGTTGGGCTCGGGTTCGGGCTCTGGCTCGGGTTCCGGGCAGGCTCTTGCTATGAACTCTCCTGACTCTTCAACTGCTAAGAAGAGTAAGAGGGGGAGAGGAAGGCCTCGTGGCTCTGTTAAGAAGAAGCTTG GAGATAATGGCTCTGCTTTCCAGCCTCATGTGATCATGGTGAATCATGGAGAG GACATTTCTgaaaaagttatggcctttagtCAAGAAAGAGCGGCACCTGATACGGATATGTGCATTGTTTCTGCTGAAGGTTCGATTGGCACGGTTGCCCTTCATCAGGCGGGGAGCATTGTGGTTTTTGAG GGCCAATTTGAAATTGTATCCCTGACAGCCCAGTCAGTAGAATCTGATGACGGCAGTGGCATTAAAAGAATGAGTAGCTTGAAGGTATCTGTAGGGGGTCCTGATTCACGCCTTTTGGGGGGTGTAGTTGCTGATAAGCTTGTTGCGGCATCGACAGTAAAG GTCATAATGGGCTGTTTTACTTTGGATGGCAAAAAGACTAGCTCGAACAATCAGAAATCTGGGCCGTCTTCAACCCCACCGTCCAATTTTGCTGCTTCTGGGACTCCAACTAGCCCTACATCTCAAGGGCCTTCATCTGAGTCCTCTGGTGACCATGAGAATAGTCCTTTTACTCAGGGACCTGGAATCTACAACAATGCCAGTCAGGTCGATCAAAACATGATGTTCCACCACCCGCAAAACTGGGCTCGCCAAACTCAGCAGTGA